The following are encoded together in the Candidatus Hinthialibacter antarcticus genome:
- a CDS encoding type II secretion system protein GspG, with protein MRPLAVVFLFPVIIALALACGGPSDSPAVQSHRIVVAGQEVDFKMQMMLILAASEIYRIHVGKYPSTQNGLDALIAEPEILEGTGIWRGPYIDNPDFFKDPWGRPLAYSVLESGVIELRSDGADGKPGGDDLDAKKLFPNWYKEIHALANMPAPYKPTPPKFD; from the coding sequence ATGCGCCCTTTAGCCGTCGTTTTCCTCTTCCCCGTGATTATCGCTCTTGCCTTGGCTTGCGGCGGGCCTTCGGATTCACCTGCGGTGCAATCGCACCGAATTGTTGTCGCCGGGCAGGAAGTTGATTTCAAAATGCAGATGATGCTGATTCTGGCAGCGTCTGAGATTTACCGTATTCATGTTGGCAAATACCCCTCTACCCAAAATGGACTTGACGCCCTGATCGCAGAGCCGGAAATTCTCGAAGGCACGGGAATCTGGCGCGGCCCTTATATTGATAATCCAGACTTCTTCAAAGACCCGTGGGGACGCCCTCTCGCATATAGCGTATTGGAAAGCGGCGTCATAGAGTTGCGCAGCGATGGCGCTGATGGAAAACCGGGCGGAGACGATCTGGACGCAAAAAAATTGTTTCCCAACTGGTATAAAGAAATTCACGCTTTAGCAAATATGCCTGCGCCCTACAAACCCACTCCACCCAAGTTTGACTAA
- a CDS encoding bifunctional precorrin-2 dehydrogenase/sirohydrochlorin ferrochelatase, translated as MSENESQYTSYYTVCMNVKDRKCVVVGGGDVARRKAASLSDCGAVLTVISPKLDPVLEYMAFQKEITWVQRDFEDSDLDGAFLAVAATDKRELNQKIGALCREQNILVNVVDGPDESDFINPTVVERGPLTIAISTCGLSPSLAASIRQELEMVYGDEYGSFLEMMAKYRPMVLNEFTNPQQRAKILERMVSSRALSLIRSGMSQEADRELEKIVNEARRDKDTSLGSLPIANS; from the coding sequence ATGAGTGAGAACGAGTCTCAATATACGTCGTACTACACTGTCTGCATGAATGTGAAAGACCGCAAATGCGTCGTGGTCGGCGGCGGTGATGTTGCGCGTCGCAAAGCGGCTTCGCTCAGTGATTGCGGCGCCGTATTGACTGTCATCAGCCCCAAACTCGACCCGGTGTTAGAATACATGGCGTTTCAAAAAGAAATCACCTGGGTGCAGCGTGATTTTGAAGACAGCGATCTGGACGGCGCATTTCTCGCTGTCGCCGCAACCGATAAACGTGAACTCAATCAAAAAATCGGCGCCCTCTGCCGTGAACAAAATATACTCGTTAACGTGGTAGACGGCCCGGATGAAAGTGATTTTATCAATCCAACCGTGGTCGAGCGCGGCCCGCTCACCATCGCAATTTCAACCTGCGGTCTCAGCCCTTCGCTGGCGGCCAGTATCCGTCAGGAATTAGAAATGGTGTATGGCGACGAATACGGTTCGTTTTTAGAAATGATGGCTAAATATCGCCCTATGGTATTGAATGAATTTACCAATCCACAGCAGCGGGCCAAAATTCTCGAACGGATGGTGTCGTCTCGCGCGTTATCGTTGATTCGCAGCGGCATGAGCCAGGAAGCGGACCGTGAGCTTGAAAAGATTGTGAACGAAGCGCGCCGTGATAAAGATACTAGCCTAGGCTCTTTGCCGATTGCCAATTCCTAA
- the hisS gene encoding histidine--tRNA ligase, protein MKIQKPIGTYDLLPEGAALWQALEERIREMFRVYNYGEIRTPMFEYTELFARGVGESSDIVSKEMYTFMDRGDRSLTLRPEGTAGVVRALIENGLIQKTPGAVKLWYFAQMFRYERKQKGRFRQHVQYGCEVFGAPGPDIDLELLLMLHRFYQSLGLDELNLKINSVGTPACRAPYRDKLLEYMKPYMADMCGDCNRRAETNPMRMFDCKSESCQKILKEAPKLIDHLDDDSKSHFEALCAGLDAYKVPYQVEPKLVRGLDYYTKTAFEMSYAPLGSQGVLMGGGRYDGLVEQLGGPATPGIGFGAGMERLVLILKETGKEIALTSGVDVFIIAMGDRASLKAHEVMLNLRDDGVRCERDLTGKSFRKQFQAADKLGARFAIIIGDEELDAGKVVLKNLKEGTQEELPWNENLIELKNAIASSASNK, encoded by the coding sequence ATGAAAATACAAAAACCCATTGGAACTTACGATCTGCTGCCCGAAGGCGCCGCTTTGTGGCAGGCGCTTGAAGAACGCATCCGCGAGATGTTTCGGGTGTACAACTACGGCGAAATTCGCACGCCGATGTTTGAATATACCGAACTGTTCGCGCGCGGCGTGGGCGAGTCAAGCGATATCGTCTCCAAGGAGATGTACACCTTCATGGATCGCGGCGACCGCAGTCTGACTCTGCGACCCGAAGGCACCGCAGGCGTTGTACGCGCCTTGATCGAAAACGGGCTGATTCAAAAGACGCCCGGCGCGGTCAAATTGTGGTACTTCGCCCAAATGTTTCGCTATGAGCGCAAACAGAAGGGCCGCTTTCGCCAGCACGTACAATACGGCTGCGAAGTGTTTGGCGCTCCAGGGCCGGACATCGACCTGGAACTGCTGCTGATGCTGCACCGCTTTTACCAAAGCCTGGGCTTGGACGAACTCAACCTGAAAATTAATTCCGTTGGAACGCCCGCTTGCCGGGCGCCGTATCGGGACAAGTTACTCGAATACATGAAGCCTTACATGGCGGACATGTGCGGCGATTGCAACCGCCGAGCCGAAACCAACCCGATGCGCATGTTCGATTGTAAGAGCGAGAGTTGCCAGAAAATACTCAAAGAGGCGCCCAAATTAATCGACCATCTGGATGACGACTCAAAGTCGCACTTCGAAGCGCTGTGCGCAGGGTTGGATGCGTACAAGGTTCCCTATCAAGTCGAACCCAAGTTGGTGCGCGGCCTCGATTATTACACCAAGACGGCGTTTGAGATGAGTTATGCGCCGCTGGGGTCGCAAGGCGTGTTGATGGGCGGCGGGCGCTATGACGGGCTAGTCGAACAACTGGGCGGCCCCGCGACGCCCGGAATCGGCTTCGGCGCGGGCATGGAGCGTTTGGTGTTGATCTTGAAAGAAACGGGTAAAGAAATTGCGCTCACTTCCGGCGTGGATGTGTTCATTATTGCGATGGGAGATAGAGCATCCTTGAAAGCGCATGAAGTGATGCTCAACCTGCGCGACGATGGCGTACGCTGCGAACGCGACCTGACCGGAAAAAGTTTTCGTAAGCAGTTTCAGGCCGCAGACAAACTCGGGGCTCGTTTTGCCATAATTATTGGTGACGAAGAATTGGATGCAGGCAAAGTGGTCTTGAAAAACCTGAAAGAAGGAACACAAGAAGAACTGCCGTGGAACGAAAACTTGATCGAGTTGAAAAACGCCATTGCCTCTAGCGCATCAAACAAGTAA
- a CDS encoding dipeptide ABC transporter ATP-binding protein yields the protein MSNDVSFKADNDVLLTVDNLVKHFPIRKGVLGRVVNQVKAVDGVTFSIKKGETLGLAGESGCGKTTVGRVILRLLDGAQGDVRFSDSPNILDLNQREMRAYRKRMQIIFQDPYSSLNPRLTVGSTLAEPLKIFKLYPDRNKRRQRCIELLQSVGLGEEHLSRYPHEFSGGQRQRIGIARALSVEPEIIIADEPVSALDVSIQAQIVNLMMELKEQFGLSYLFIAHDLSVVRHISDRVAIMYLGRIVELSPSKTLFAVPKHPYTRALLEAIPIADPKAKKERRLLEGDVPNPIDPPSGCTFHTRCLYRFDPCDKHRPELMQVGDSTVACHLYDPNHSQNIPNTILDVEPPGEKHHLVS from the coding sequence GTGAGTAACGACGTTTCTTTCAAAGCCGATAACGACGTATTATTAACGGTCGATAATTTAGTCAAGCATTTTCCGATTCGCAAAGGCGTGTTGGGACGCGTTGTCAATCAAGTGAAAGCCGTTGACGGCGTGACCTTCTCAATCAAAAAAGGCGAAACGCTTGGGCTGGCGGGCGAGAGCGGCTGCGGAAAAACCACCGTGGGCCGCGTCATCCTGCGGTTACTCGACGGCGCCCAGGGCGATGTGCGGTTTTCAGACTCGCCCAACATTCTTGATCTGAACCAACGCGAGATGCGGGCCTATCGGAAACGAATGCAGATCATCTTTCAAGACCCGTATTCATCGCTGAACCCCCGTCTCACCGTTGGCAGCACTCTCGCCGAACCGCTGAAAATCTTCAAACTCTATCCTGACAGAAATAAACGCCGTCAGCGTTGCATTGAGTTACTGCAATCCGTTGGTTTAGGTGAAGAACACCTGAGCCGCTATCCGCATGAGTTTTCGGGCGGGCAACGGCAGCGCATCGGCATCGCGCGGGCGCTCTCGGTAGAGCCGGAAATCATCATCGCTGATGAACCGGTGTCTGCGCTGGACGTTTCGATCCAGGCGCAGATCGTCAATCTGATGATGGAGTTGAAGGAACAATTCGGACTCAGCTACTTATTCATCGCACACGATCTTTCCGTCGTCCGGCACATCAGCGACCGGGTGGCGATTATGTATTTGGGGCGCATTGTCGAACTGTCGCCGTCAAAGACGCTGTTCGCCGTGCCCAAACACCCCTACACCCGCGCCTTGTTAGAAGCGATTCCCATCGCCGACCCCAAGGCAAAAAAAGAACGCCGCTTACTCGAAGGCGATGTGCCCAATCCCATCGATCCGCCTTCGGGATGCACGTTCCATACGCGCTGCCTCTATCGCTTCGACCCATGCGACAAACATCGCCCCGAATTGATGCAAGTAGGCGATTCGACCGTTGCGTGTCATTTGTACGATCCGAACCACAGCCAGAATATCCCCAATACGATACTCGACGTGGAGCCGCCTGGAGAGAAGCATCATCTGGTGAGTTAA